In Fodinicola acaciae, the following proteins share a genomic window:
- a CDS encoding RCC1 domain-containing protein — MFRRTFISLVVGSLASLMVMTAAHADAAAVWGWGDNAYGQLGDNSTTSHNGPVNITRLPNVSDIAASDGYSIFRNRDGTVLAAGSNAYGRLGTGGTPDTSVPVTVLGLTSVTAVAAGTGTAMALRTDGTVWAWGDGSAGQLGDGRFGDGVAVDRPQQVPGLSGVTAIAAGGRHMAALRTDGTVWTWGSDVYGELGRGKTGDPAGCVCNPVPAAATGLSGATAITAAQSKTGALTATGAVYAWGSPETFGGVFEHDTPTLITGIPAMAQVSQGFNHTLALTRGGAVWSWGVNLDGQLGDGTSGSVINAPKAVPGLTGVTTVRAYSEFSAALASNGTLKTWGNNQQGQLGLGSTDPRVTTPTAVAGLPAISRLSTGGYAHHMFVHSTA; from the coding sequence ATGTTCCGTCGTACGTTTATCTCGCTCGTTGTCGGTTCGCTCGCATCGCTCATGGTGATGACCGCGGCGCACGCGGACGCCGCGGCGGTGTGGGGCTGGGGCGACAACGCGTACGGTCAACTCGGCGACAACAGCACCACGAGCCACAACGGGCCAGTCAACATCACACGCCTGCCGAACGTCAGCGACATCGCGGCCAGCGACGGCTATTCGATCTTCCGCAACAGAGACGGAACGGTGCTGGCGGCTGGCTCCAACGCGTACGGCCGGCTCGGTACTGGCGGCACACCGGACACCTCTGTGCCGGTTACCGTTCTGGGGTTGACCTCGGTAACGGCCGTCGCCGCCGGCACCGGAACGGCGATGGCGCTGCGTACCGATGGCACGGTGTGGGCCTGGGGCGACGGGTCCGCCGGCCAACTCGGCGATGGCCGCTTCGGCGACGGCGTCGCCGTCGACCGTCCGCAGCAGGTACCCGGTCTGTCCGGTGTCACGGCGATCGCGGCCGGCGGCCGGCACATGGCTGCGCTGCGTACGGATGGCACCGTATGGACCTGGGGATCAGACGTCTACGGCGAACTGGGCCGCGGCAAAACCGGCGACCCCGCTGGCTGCGTCTGCAACCCGGTGCCAGCCGCCGCTACCGGCTTGAGCGGCGCGACCGCCATCACTGCAGCGCAGTCCAAAACCGGCGCGCTGACCGCGACTGGCGCCGTGTACGCCTGGGGTAGTCCCGAAACCTTTGGCGGCGTCTTCGAACACGACACTCCAACCCTCATCACGGGCATTCCCGCCATGGCACAGGTTTCCCAAGGATTCAACCACACACTCGCACTCACCCGCGGCGGCGCCGTCTGGTCATGGGGTGTCAACCTGGACGGCCAACTCGGCGACGGCACGTCCGGCAGCGTTATCAACGCACCCAAAGCCGTACCCGGCCTGACCGGGGTCACCACCGTACGCGCCTACAGCGAATTCAGCGCAGCCCTGGCTTCCAACGGCACCCTGAAAACCTGGGGAAACAACCAACAAGGCCAACTCGGACTCGGCAGTACCGACCCGCGCGTCACGACACCGACCGCGGTGGCCGGACTGCCGGCCATATCCCGGCTGAGCACCGGTGGCTACGCGCACCATATGTTCGTCCACTCCACCGCCTGA